From Calditerrivibrio sp.:
AACTACTGATGTTAGCAGGGAGTGTGTTTGAGGCAATTTCTTCTACTTTTTTAACTGCATCCCCTAATGCCACCCCATCTCTTAGATCAAAGGATATTGTCACAGCTGGCATCTGTCCTAAATGATTTACCGATATTGGGCCTAACGTTTCCTTAAATTCTACTATGGATGATAGCTGAATTAGTTTGTTTGCTGAGGGTATGTATATGTTTTGTAATTTTTCTTTTGTATTCTGAAAAGATCTACCAACTCCCAAAATAACCTTATATTGGTTATCAGGGGCGTATATGGTAGATACCTGATATTCGGAAAAAGCAAGTTGGAGTGCTTGCTCAATTTTATCTATGCTGATACCCATGAGATCTGCTTTTTCTTTAATTATGCTTATAGATATCTGGGGGTTTTTTATCTCTAAGTCGCTTGTAACGTTCTGTATTAGAGCAAGTTTACCCAGTTTTTCTTCCATGATAGATGCCATCGAGTACAACTCTTCGGTGTTGCTTCCTGTTAATGTGAGTTGATACTGACTTTTGGTGAGCCTGCCTCCCAATCTTATGGGTGGGGGGTTTTGGACAAATACTTTTATACCAGTGATCGATGAAAGTTTTTTTCTTAGGGATGCAGCTACCTTTTCTGCATTCATTTTTCTATACTTTCTATCTTTAAGCGTGATAAAAAATCTTCCACTGTTTTCGCTTGAACTTGCTCCTCCTGCTCCTATCGATGACATGAAGCCATCTATATTTTCATCCTGTAACAAGATATTACTTATCTTTTTATGATAAGATGCCATCTGTTCAAAAGTTGTACCTGGTTGAGCTTCTGTTACGATGAAAAGTTGCCCCACATCATCATTTGGAAGAAATCCTAATGGCATTTCTATAAAAAGATAGACTGTAAAAATAGTTGTAGTAATAAAGAAAACTATAACAGTTTTTCTAAACTGTATAACTTTTAAAAGGGTTATCCTATAGATATAGAACATACCAGAAAAGATACGGTCAAAGAATCTGTTAAAAGGATTGGTATTGTGCGTTAAATGATGGTGTTTTAAGAACCTGCTAGAGAGCATTGGTGTTAGTGTTAACGATACGATACCTGAAATAAGAATTGCAAAACTAATGGTGATTGCAAATTCGTTTAATAGTCTGCCTAAAATCCCTTTCATAAACAGCACAGGTATAAAAACCGCAACTAATGAAAGGGTCATAGATATAATGGTAAAGTATATCTCTTTTGTTCCATCTATTGCAGCTTCGAGGGGTTTTTTCCCCATTTCTAAATGCCTAAATATGTTTTCCAACACAACGATTGCATCATCGACTACAAAGCCAACAGATAGAGTCAGTGCCAATAAAGATAAGTTGTTTATACTAAAGCCCAGTAAATACATTGTTGCAAAAGTGCCTATCAATGATATAGGTAGAGCAAATGAAGGTATTAAGGTGGCTCTTAAGTTTCGCAAAAATATAAATATGACCATTATGACAAGAGCTATAGTTAAAACAAGGGTAAATTTTACATCTTCCACCGATTCTCTGATGGGTATTGTTCTATCATATAAAACATTTACATCAATAGAACCGGGTAGCTGGGTTTTGATTTTTGGTAGCATCTGTTTTATATTATCCACAATCTCGATTGTGTTGCTACCTGGTTGACGCTGGATAGCAAGAACTATAGCTCTTGTATCTTTGTACCAACTGGCTACTTTATTGTTTTCCACGCTATCGTAAACATCAGCTACCTCTTTTAATTTTATCTGCATTGTATCTTTAGTTTTGATTGTAATCTCTTCGAAGTCAGAGGCTTTTTGTGGTTTCGAAGTGGTTTCTAATACGTAATTTTTGGTTGATGTATAGAGAGCCCCAGTGGGAAGTTTTGGGTTGTTCTTTCTAATGGTCGTGGCTATTTCATCAAAACTTAAACCCAAAGAATAGATCTTTTCAGGTTTTAAATCTATTCGCACAGCATATTTTTGAGAACCAAATATATTTACCTGTGCTACACCAGGAAGGGATGAGATCTGTTGGGCTATATATAGATCTGCATATTCATGCACTTTATACAATGGAAGTGTTTTTGAAGTGATTGCCAAATAAAATATCGGTAAATCAGCTGGATTTACTTTTCTCAGGGATGGTGGGCTAGAAAGATCCTGTGGGAGATTTCGCAGTGCCTTTGAAATCATAGCTTGGACGTCTTGAGCAGCTGCATCTATATCTCTTTCTAAGCGAAACTGAATTGTTATCCTTGTTTGTCCTTTGGTATTGTTTGATATCATTGAAGTTATTCCGTCGATAGTGGAAAACTCTTTTTCAAGTGGCAATGCAACAGATGAAGCCATAGTGTCAGGACTTGCTCCTGGGAGGTTTGCAGTAACTTCGATAGTTGGAAAATCGATGTTTGGTAAGTCGTTAACTGGAAGTTTGAAATAGGCAAAGATACCAAATATTATAAGGGATAGCATCAGTAGGGTTGTAGTAATAGGTCTGTGTATAAAAAAACTGCTGAAGTGTTTATCGTTGCTCATTTTTCCCTTTTTTTAAGCTTATTGGTGATTTTGGTTTGAGTTTGATTGCGCCGTCGATAACTACTTTCTCCCCAGCATTTAAACCTTTTATTATTGTTAAATTATCGTACTCATAAATTATATCGATATTCTTTATATCTGCAGTGATATTGTCAGAAACAACCCAGACATAATCTTTCATCTGCCCTTTTTGAATCGCCAAAGATGGTATTACTATACTATCCTTATAAGTATCTAATTTTAGTTTTACTTTCACGAATTGACCTGGCCATAGTAGCTCATTTTTGTTTGGTACAGTAACTTTTACTTTAAATGATGCCGTAGATTTATCAATGGTATTATCTATAAATGTAATAGGCCCAGTGTCTAAGAATTGACCGTTTTCATTATATATCTCTACTTTCATCTCTTTTCCAGCTTTGATAGATTCAAGTATTTTGGGTAGTTTGCTTTCTGGAAGGCCAAATTCTACATGGATAGGGGATATCTGGTTTATGATTGTGATGATTTTATCGTTTTCTTTTATAAAATTCCCTTCATCTACAAGGATTTCTCCTGCTTTGCCATAAATTGGTGAGTGTAGGTAATAATAAGATAGTTGAACTTTTAGGTAGTTAATGTTTGCTTTATCAGCTTCGATGGTGGATTCCAAAGCTTTGTAGTTTGTCAGGGCATTATCATAGTCTATTTGAGCTACGTATCCTTTTTGAGCTAATTCTTTATAGCGTTCTAAATTTTTTTTAGCATTTTCAAATAAAGCCAGATCTCTTTTTAAAATGGCTTCTGCTTGTTCCAAGCTCTTTTCGATTTGAGAGGAATCTATTTTTACAAGTAGTGCGCCTTTTTTTACGATTTGACCTTCTTTAAAGTATATTTTTTCAATTTTTCCTGATACCTTCGACGTGACAGACACTGATTGGATAGCAGAGGTTTGACCAAATGATTCTAATACTACTGGTATATCTTTCTTTTCAGCGATAGCTATCTCCACGGGGACAGGTTGTGCTTGCTTTTTAGGGTTTTCAGATGGTTTTTTAGTACATGAAACCGAGATAAAAAAAACCATTAAGAAAAATAAGGTCTTATTCATACATGTCTCCAACTGCTTTTGAAAGCATGGCTTTTGATATAAGGTATTCATATTTTGAAGAAATTTTATTGAGCTTAGCTTTTTCTAATTCGACCTCTGCATCTGAGAGCTCCAGTGGAGTGCTAAGCCCAGCATTATATCTGCCTACTGCTATTTCATAGTTTTCCTCTGCTTGTTTTAACAATTTTTCTGAGATTTTGTATTTTTCCATCGCTTCTACAAGGCTGTAGTAACTATTTTCTATTTCATAGCGGATATTCTGTTTTAATTGTTCCAACTGATGGTTATATATTGTTATATTTGATAATAACTCATTGATTTGATAGTTTGTTATGTTACCGTTGTATAGGGGTATGCTTACTTTGAATCCTATACTCCAACCATCTTTGTTCATATCTAAATGGGATCCTGAACGACTATAGCTGGATTCCAGATTGAGTGTGGGAAGATTATTGCTCATTGAGGCTTTTATACTTTCTCTTAGTGCATTGATTTTCTCTTGGATGGATTTGATTTCCCATCTTCTGTTATAGCCTTCTAAAAGATAAGCTTGAAGATCTTTTATATCTTTTAATGGGAAATCTTTCTCTTCAGGTGCAAAGATTAGGTTGTCAACTCCAATCGCCTTAGACAGTTCGGTAGTGGCGAGCTTTACCATATTTGTAGCTTTGATTACATTTAGTTCAGCATTAGAGAGGTTTACTTCAGCTTTTGTTATATCAATTTTGGGTTTTAGACCCTGCATAAAAAAAGCTTTTGCAGTGTTTAAGTGCTTTTTTTGATTTTCCAATGTCTGTATGGCTACATTGAGTTGTTCTTTCAATTGAAGTAATTTGAAGTAATTGTAAGTAACTTGGAATGCGATATTGTTCTTCAAAGCGATGGTATCAAAAACCACTGAGTTTTCTTGACTTTTAAGACTTTTGATTTGATAATCTGTTTTTTTAAAATCATAGAGATTCATTTTTAGATCCAAATTAATTGTATAAAGATCATAGTTGTCTGTGGTATCTTTTGAGGTGGTTACAGCAGGGAGGGGTGAGACCCTACTGTAACCAGTAGATAAGTTTATTTGGGGTGCTTTTGTTGCCTCTGTTTGTTTTATTTTATGTTTATAGACATCCGTTTGTTCTTTAATAGCTAAAATTTGTGGATTTTTTTCGAGGGAGATGTTGATTGCTTGTTTGAGGTTAGTAATTGTTTCAGCTTTTGTATTTATAGAGAAAAACAGAAACAAAAAAAGACTAAAACATCTCCTCATAGTCTTCCCACCTATTTTTAAAATGAGGTTTCCTTTTATCCACAAATGCACCCATGCCCTCTTTTTTGTCATAACTGCTAAAAGCTACTGCAAAAGCGTTTTGTTCTAAAAGAAGTGCTCTTTCGAGATCTATTTCTATACCATTGTTTATTGTCTCTTTTGCAAGACCTAAGGTAAAGATACTTTTTTCATTCAGATTTGTTATCGTTTCTTCAATATAGCTAAACATCTCTTTTTGGGTGGTGAATATTTTAGAGACAATTCCACGACAAAAAAGTTCATCTATATCGATTTCGTTACCTGTTATTGTTAAAAATTTTGCAAAATTCTCATGAATCTTTCTTGAGGTTAGGGAGGTACCACCAAAAGCTGGTAGGATACCAAAAGTTGTCTCTGGAAAACCAAAAGTAGTTCCTTTTGTACCAAAAATAAGATCTGTAGCTAAAACCAACTCAAAACCAGGTCCTAATGCTTTTCCTGTTAGTGCAGCATGAAAGATCTTTTTTGATCTTCTTATCATTTTTAATAATTCCTGTCCAAGAGATGAATATATTTTTGATTGGGTGACATCGTAATGTAAGATCTCATTTATATCATGTCCCAAACAAAAGTTTTCTCCGTCTGATGAAAATACGATATGATTAATAGTTCTATCTTTTTCTATAGACTTTAATAGTGTTATTAGTTTGATGATATCATCCTTTGTAAGGTATGTTCCATCTAATATAATATCAAGTCTGTGTGAATTTGTATCTTTTTCATATTTCATAATATACTCCATATATATTATTTTTGTATGATAATACAAAGCGTAAAATAAGACAAGTTTATTTTGTTTTTACTTGAAATTATTAGAAATTTATGGTAAAAAAAAGACTAAATTGGTATTAAAAAGATGTGTTACATTTGTTAAATTTTTGTGGTATAATAGAATATGGTTTTTACAAAAAAATCAGGAGGAGTTATGAGGTTTGTCTATTTGTTAGTAATGTTGTTGTTTTGTGTTGGTTCTGTCATGGCAGATTCTAAGTCGTATGATAAGGATGAAGCAAGACGTATTTCCAAGGTTTGCGCTGGGTGTCATGGTACTAATGGCGCTGCTCCCGGGCATTCTATGCCTATAATTGGGGGACAAAAGTCTGAATACCTTTATAAGACTATGGTTGAATTTAGAGATGGGAAAAGGTACGGTACGGTGATGGCTAAGATTGCTATAGCTTATGATGATAACAAATCAAAGCTTGTAGCTGAATATTTTGCCGATCAGAAATGGTTTAATACGAAAATAAAGTCTGACAAAAAGTTAGTAGCTTTGGGTAAGAAGCTTTCTAAAGAATGTGCTGATTGTCACGGCAAAAAAGGTCAAGGAGATAATGGAAATCCACGAATTTCTGGTCAGCATCCATACTATTTAGAGTTAGCTCTGATGGAGTATAAGGAAGGTAAAAGAGGGGAAACACCGGAGATGGATCTTGTAAAAAGCATGGATGAAAAGAAGATAAAGGCTCTTGCTGCCTATTATTCGAGTCTAAAATAGGGGGTTAATATGAAAAGAAGAGATTTTGTCAAGACGACAGCTTTGGTTGGACTTGGTTTGACTTTGTCTAATAATATATTTGCTTCAGATTCAAAGAAAGATCTTTTGCCAAAAAAACAGACACGGGTGGTTGTAATAGGTGGTGGCTTCGGTGGTGCTACTGCTGCTAAATATCTAAAGATGTTAAGTCCTAAGCTTGATGTAGTGCTTGTGGATAGCTCCGATATCTATTACTCCTGTCCAATGAGCAATCATGTAATTGTTGGGCTTAGTCACATAAAAGAGATCACATTTAAGTATGATATTTTGCAAAAAAAATATGGGGTTAAATTTCTTAAGGGGACTGTAGAAAGTATAGATGGTGTAGCTAAAAAAGTGCTATTTGCTGATGGTTATGTTAGCTATGATTTCTTAGTGGTATCTCCAGGTATTGGATTCAAATTTGATGATAAAATAGGTTATACCAAAGAGGTTTCAGAGGTTTTGCCTCATGCATGGAAGGCTGGTGATCAAACAATAAAACTTGCGAATATGCTAAAGGATCTTCCTAAGGGTGGTACTGTCCTCTTGAGGGTTCCAAAGGCTCCCTACAGATGCCCCCCTGGACCTTATGAAAGAGCCTGTTTGATTTCTTGGTATATCAAAGCAAAAAAGCCCGGTAGTAAGCTAATTGTGATAGATGCAAACGATGATGTGGCATCTAAGACAAAGCTTTTTAAAGCAGCTTTTGCCGAACTTTATAAGGATGTTTTGGAGTATATTCCTGAGGTTGAGGTACAAGGTATTGATATAAACGGTAGAACTATTAAAACATCAAAAGGTGATTTTAAAGCTGATATGATAAACTATATTCCTGATCAAAAGGCCAGTGACTCTGCTTTTAAGTTTGGTCTTATTCCAGAGGGTAAACTATGGGCTCCAGTGGATGCGTGGACCCTTGAGTCAACTGAGGTCAAGGATGTATACGTAATTGGTGATAGTGCTAATAGAGGTAGTTTTGGTACCCTGCCACATTCTGGATATGTAGCTAATTCTATGGCAAAAGTGGTAGCAGAAGCCATTGTAGCAAAATTAAGTGGTAAGAATCCACCTCGTCCGTTCATGTTGAATACGTGCTATAGCATGGTAAGTGATTCTGAGGCGATATGGATAGCCACCGTTTATGAATACAATGATGAAAAGAAACTTACTCTTCAAGTTGGCAAAGCTGGTGGTATTCCTGATAAGAGGAGTAAAATTGACAAAGAGCATCAATACAGCTGGGCAAATGCTATTTGGGAAGACACGTTTATGTAATGACCTAAGAGGGGGGTCTTCCCCCCTTTTTTTTATATTATGAAATAACTTTTAATTTCTTTATTTTTATGTTATTATGAAGGTGAACTTATTAAGATTTTTTTGATCTTATTATAATAACTTATTTTG
This genomic window contains:
- a CDS encoding NAD(P)/FAD-dependent oxidoreductase, which encodes MKRRDFVKTTALVGLGLTLSNNIFASDSKKDLLPKKQTRVVVIGGGFGGATAAKYLKMLSPKLDVVLVDSSDIYYSCPMSNHVIVGLSHIKEITFKYDILQKKYGVKFLKGTVESIDGVAKKVLFADGYVSYDFLVVSPGIGFKFDDKIGYTKEVSEVLPHAWKAGDQTIKLANMLKDLPKGGTVLLRVPKAPYRCPPGPYERACLISWYIKAKKPGSKLIVIDANDDVASKTKLFKAAFAELYKDVLEYIPEVEVQGIDINGRTIKTSKGDFKADMINYIPDQKASDSAFKFGLIPEGKLWAPVDAWTLESTEVKDVYVIGDSANRGSFGTLPHSGYVANSMAKVVAEAIVAKLSGKNPPRPFMLNTCYSMVSDSEAIWIATVYEYNDEKKLTLQVGKAGGIPDKRSKIDKEHQYSWANAIWEDTFM
- a CDS encoding TolC family protein; the protein is MRRCFSLFLFLFFSINTKAETITNLKQAINISLEKNPQILAIKEQTDVYKHKIKQTEATKAPQINLSTGYSRVSPLPAVTTSKDTTDNYDLYTINLDLKMNLYDFKKTDYQIKSLKSQENSVVFDTIALKNNIAFQVTYNYFKLLQLKEQLNVAIQTLENQKKHLNTAKAFFMQGLKPKIDITKAEVNLSNAELNVIKATNMVKLATTELSKAIGVDNLIFAPEEKDFPLKDIKDLQAYLLEGYNRRWEIKSIQEKINALRESIKASMSNNLPTLNLESSYSRSGSHLDMNKDGWSIGFKVSIPLYNGNITNYQINELLSNITIYNHQLEQLKQNIRYEIENSYYSLVEAMEKYKISEKLLKQAEENYEIAVGRYNAGLSTPLELSDAEVELEKAKLNKISSKYEYLISKAMLSKAVGDMYE
- a CDS encoding efflux RND transporter periplasmic adaptor subunit, producing MNKTLFFLMVFFISVSCTKKPSENPKKQAQPVPVEIAIAEKKDIPVVLESFGQTSAIQSVSVTSKVSGKIEKIYFKEGQIVKKGALLVKIDSSQIEKSLEQAEAILKRDLALFENAKKNLERYKELAQKGYVAQIDYDNALTNYKALESTIEADKANINYLKVQLSYYYLHSPIYGKAGEILVDEGNFIKENDKIITIINQISPIHVEFGLPESKLPKILESIKAGKEMKVEIYNENGQFLDTGPITFIDNTIDKSTASFKVKVTVPNKNELLWPGQFVKVKLKLDTYKDSIVIPSLAIQKGQMKDYVWVVSDNITADIKNIDIIYEYDNLTIIKGLNAGEKVVIDGAIKLKPKSPISLKKGKNEQR
- a CDS encoding efflux RND transporter permease subunit, which translates into the protein MSNDKHFSSFFIHRPITTTLLMLSLIIFGIFAYFKLPVNDLPNIDFPTIEVTANLPGASPDTMASSVALPLEKEFSTIDGITSMISNNTKGQTRITIQFRLERDIDAAAQDVQAMISKALRNLPQDLSSPPSLRKVNPADLPIFYLAITSKTLPLYKVHEYADLYIAQQISSLPGVAQVNIFGSQKYAVRIDLKPEKIYSLGLSFDEIATTIRKNNPKLPTGALYTSTKNYVLETTSKPQKASDFEEITIKTKDTMQIKLKEVADVYDSVENNKVASWYKDTRAIVLAIQRQPGSNTIEIVDNIKQMLPKIKTQLPGSIDVNVLYDRTIPIRESVEDVKFTLVLTIALVIMVIFIFLRNLRATLIPSFALPISLIGTFATMYLLGFSINNLSLLALTLSVGFVVDDAIVVLENIFRHLEMGKKPLEAAIDGTKEIYFTIISMTLSLVAVFIPVLFMKGILGRLLNEFAITISFAILISGIVSLTLTPMLSSRFLKHHHLTHNTNPFNRFFDRIFSGMFYIYRITLLKVIQFRKTVIVFFITTTIFTVYLFIEMPLGFLPNDDVGQLFIVTEAQPGTTFEQMASYHKKISNILLQDENIDGFMSSIGAGGASSSENSGRFFITLKDRKYRKMNAEKVAASLRKKLSSITGIKVFVQNPPPIRLGGRLTKSQYQLTLTGSNTEELYSMASIMEEKLGKLALIQNVTSDLEIKNPQISISIIKEKADLMGISIDKIEQALQLAFSEYQVSTIYAPDNQYKVILGVGRSFQNTKEKLQNIYIPSANKLIQLSSIVEFKETLGPISVNHLGQMPAVTISFDLRDGVALGDAVKKVEEIASNTLPANISSSFQGTAEAFKASTEGLWLLILFAVIVIYIVLGILYESFIHPLTILSGLPSAGLGAILVLKLFGYDLNVYGFVGLIMLLGIVKKNAIMMIDFALDAERNRNLSPLVAITEGALIRFRPIMMTTFAALMGAIPIAIGIGASAEARKSLGIAIVGGLLVSQLVTLYITPVIYYYLDKISKKM
- a CDS encoding enoyl-CoA hydratase/isomerase family protein, which produces MKYEKDTNSHRLDIILDGTYLTKDDIIKLITLLKSIEKDRTINHIVFSSDGENFCLGHDINEILHYDVTQSKIYSSLGQELLKMIRRSKKIFHAALTGKALGPGFELVLATDLIFGTKGTTFGFPETTFGILPAFGGTSLTSRKIHENFAKFLTITGNEIDIDELFCRGIVSKIFTTQKEMFSYIEETITNLNEKSIFTLGLAKETINNGIEIDLERALLLEQNAFAVAFSSYDKKEGMGAFVDKRKPHFKNRWEDYEEMF